The following are encoded in a window of Ricinus communis isolate WT05 ecotype wild-type chromosome 4, ASM1957865v1, whole genome shotgun sequence genomic DNA:
- the LOC8289007 gene encoding peroxisomal membrane protein PEX14 — MATESPPPPSSSSDEKPQNSAVEAAQPTNEIQQQAREEVTKQSPPSVFVNSEPMREDQVQNAVKFLSHPKVRGSPVMYRRSFLERKGLTKEEIDEAFRRVPDPSPSAQATSTSQEAQLNSTSNIQPASQTQALQPAAAAPTGAISSAGTLMRTRFHWYHAVFAVGVLAASGAGTAVLIKNCIVPRFKSWIRKVVFEEEDPVKKTNAKPSLAEEAAAAAKAAAAAAADVAKASQEMLNSKNEEKRYFGEFMNLLDLQVQEMKSMSTAIHKLEGQNNNLGRTSLVNQEDYTLSVGNHPKQTYVNGKVESDSRAVRSSSPPTAAEPTVAPHPKSYMEIMAMVQRGERPPNIRDVNDQPPNPNQKISNPNIAPRTKPWESGQFQSSPSPVLQSQANGEGSDSKAQDNGVTYQFDGESTVPWWQRKNARITEIENEDEVKAGPYGTQSNEQPVRRAWVPPQPPPVAMAEAAEAIRRPKPSVQKEQSGEEQSKSLQTDATDELQKITKIAESGGGMGINDGGSELNSNEIKEEQEINYEGN, encoded by the exons ATGGCGACGGAATCTCCGCCTCCTCCTTCCAGTTCCTCCGATGAAAAACCTCAAAATTCAG CTGTTGAGGCTGCACAACCAACAAATGAGATTCAGCAACAAGCCAGGGAGGAGGTCACTAAACAAAGTCCACCATCGGTCTTTGTCAACTCAGAGCCTATGAGAGAAGATCAAGTGCAGAATGCTGTTAAATTTCTTTCGCACCCAAAAGTTAGGGGTTCCCCTGTCATGTATAGGCGGTCTTTTCTTGAGAGGAAGGGCTTGACAAAGGAGGAGATTGATGAAGCTTTTCGGCGTGTGCCA GACCCATCTCCAAGTGCGCAAGCAACGAGTACAAGTCAAG AGGCACAATTGAACTCAACATCAAATATTCAGCCAGCATCGCAAACACAAGCTCTTCAGCCTGCAGCAGCTGCGCCAACTGGTGCCATTTCCTCTGCAGGAACTTTAATGCGAACTCGATTCCATTGGTATCATGCTGTTTTTGCTGTAGGGGTTCTGGCCGCTTCAGGTGCTGGAACAGCTGTCTTAATTAAG AATTGTATTGTTCCAAGATTCAAGTCTTGGATACGTAAGGTTGTTTTCGAAGAAGAAGATCCTGTGAAAAAAACTAATGCAAAACCAAGTTTGGCAGAAGAAGCAGCAGCAGCTGCAAAAGCTGCTGCAGCAGCAGCTGCTGATGTTGCCAAAGCAAGCCAGGAGATGCTGAACTCAAAAAATGAAG AGAAGAGATACTTCGGGGAGTTTATGAATTTGTTGGACCTGCAAGTACAGGAAATGAAGTCTATGAGTACCGCAATACACAAATTGGAAG GACAAAATAATAACCTTGGGAGAACCTCTCTTGTCAACCAAGAAGACTATACACTCTCAGTGGGAAATCATCCTAAG CAAACCTATGTCAATGGGAAGGTGGAGTCTGATTCACGTGCAG TGAGATCTTCCTCGCCACCCACAGCTGCTGAACCTACTGTTGCACCACACCCAAAATCGTATATGGAG ATCATGGCAATGGTTCAAAGAGGAGAGAGACCTCCAAACATCAGG GATGTCAATGATCAACCACCCAATCCTAACCAGAAAATTTCAAATCCTAACATAGCACCCAGAACAAAG CCTTGGGAATCTGGCCAATTCCAAAGTAGCCCAAGCCCTGTGCTTCAGTCTCAAGCGAACGGAGAAGGTTCAGATTCAAAGGCACAAGACAATGGGGTTACCTATCAATTTGATGGTGAGAGCACCGTGCCTTGGTGGCAGCGGAAAAATGCTAGAATCACAGAGATTGAAAACGAAGATGAAGTCAAGGCTGGACCTTATGGTACACAAAGTAATGAGCAACCAGTTCGGCGTGCATGGGTCCCTCCCCAGCCACCCCCTGTTGCTATGGCTGAAGCAGCAGAAGCCATCCGACGGCCAAAACCATCAGTTCAGAAGGAACAATCGGGAGAGGAGCAGTCCAAATCTCTTCAAACAGATGCAACAGATGAATTGCAGAAGATAACAAAAATAGCTGAATCTGGAGGTGGCATGGGAATCAATGATGGGGGATCAGAGCTAAACTCAAATGAGATAAAGGAAGAGCAAGAAATTAACTATGAAGGGAACTGA
- the LOC8289008 gene encoding carbonic anhydrase 2, with protein sequence MAEQSFDLKIVDGLKNGGKEEKGDETRIEKFNAESEGLEHEAFDPVQRIKDGFHYFLRHTYDPTVANGQHPKFLVFACSDSRVSPSVVLNFQPGEAFMVRNIANLVPAFNQLRYSGTGAAIEYAVKVLQVENILVIGHSKCGGIETLMTLPVDGSTSHDFIDDWVKIGLPAKAKVLAEHPDMKVEEQCRICEREAVNLSLVNIQSYPYVRAAMADKKIALRGGYYNFVDGSFELWKIEYRITHPTPI encoded by the exons ATGGCCGAGCAATCATTCGATCTGAAGATAGTTGATGGACTGAAGAACGG aggaaaagaagaaaagggcGATGAGACAAGAATTGAGAAGTTTAATGCTGAGTCAGAAGGGCTAGAGCACGAAGCTTTTGATCCAGTTCAAAGGATTAAAGATGGGTTTCATTACTTCTTGAGACACACATATGA CCCTACGGTCGCAAATGGCCAACATCCCAAG TTTCTGGTTTTTGCATGCTCGGACTCTCGAGTTAGCCCCTCTGTTGTCCTGAACTTTCAACCTGGTGAAGCCTTTATGGTCCGAAATATTGCTAACTTAGTTCCTGCATTTAAccag CTAAGGTATTCTGGAACTGGAGCAGCAATTGAATATGCCGTGAAAGTATTACAG GTAGAGAACATCCTGGTTATTGGGCATAGCAAATGTGGTGGGATAGAGACACTTATGACGCTTCCAGTGGATGGTTCTACTTCCCA CGACTTCATTGATGATTGGGTCAAAATTGGTTTACCTGCCAAGGCCAAGGTATTGGCAGAGCATCCCGATATGAAGGTCGAAGAGCAATGCCGAATTTGTGAAAGG GAGGCAGTGAATTTATCACTTGTAAACATACAAAGTTACCCATATGTTAGGGCGGCAATGGCAGACAAGAAAATTGCACTAAGAGGTGGCTACTACAACTTTGTAGATGGATCTTTTGAGCTTTGGAAAATCGAGTACCGCATCACTCATCCTACTCCTATATGA